One Punica granatum isolate Tunisia-2019 chromosome 3, ASM765513v2, whole genome shotgun sequence genomic window carries:
- the LOC116201633 gene encoding SWR1 complex subunit 6, with amino-acid sequence MDEDSSNPLRRMSSRTRKVAPKMAAALASSDNRAQAALARLEALENDYTGIETENLNDDDEASLDDDDDQAYIQKKQSKSTKRKTRQAKALENARKATFLELLHEANLESLPPHVPSYLRAAVGPPSSTSRRHFCTVCGCTANYTCVRCGMRFCSCRCQNIHNDTRCLKFVA; translated from the exons ATGGACGAGGATAGTTCCAACCCGCTCCGTCGGATGTCGAGCCGGACTCGTAAGGTTGCTCCGAAGATGGCTGCTGCCCTCGCCAGCAGCGATAATCGAGCTCAg GCCGCCCTCGCTCGCCTTGAAGCTCTGGAAAATGATTATACGGGGATTGAGACAGAGAATCTTAACGATGATGACGAGGCTTCTCTCGACGACGACGATGATCAAG CTTATATCCAGAAGAAGCAATCAAAGAGCACCAAGCGTAAAACCCGACAGGCAAAGGCTCTTGAAAATGCCAGGAAGGCGACGTTCCTTGAGCTCCTGCACGAG GCGAACCTGGAGTCCTTACCTCCACATGTACCGTCATACTTGCGAGCAGCAGTTGGGCCTCCAAGCTCCACCTCTCGCCGCCATTTCTGCACTGTCTGTGGATGTACTGCCAACTACACgtgtgtgaggtgtggaatgCGCTTCTGTTCATGCCGATGCCAGAATATTCACAACGATACTCGATGTTTGAAATTCGTAGCCTGA
- the LOC116201632 gene encoding laccase-13: MEAAHHHKLSNRPWRSSAHSLLGLLFVVVILSLASFSDAETHYHEFVIQATPVKRLCRTHSTITVNGQFPGPTLEVRDGDSLVIKAINQARYNITLHWHGVRQLRNPWADGPVYVTQCPIQPGATYTYRFTIQNQEGTLWWHAHSQWLRATVYGALIIYPRLGKPYPFPMPKREFPVLLGEWWDRNPMDVLKLALFTGAAPNVSDAYTINGQPGDLYRCSSKETTVFPVGAGETILLRIINAALEQELFFSVANHMLTVVAADAAYTKPFTTNVIMISPGQTTNVLLTANQAPGRYYMAARAYQTAQNAAFDNTTTTAILQYKSAPCGGKKGQPASTPILPSLPAFNDTATATAFTAQFRSPWKVKVPLQVDENLFFTVGLGLINCSRPSPRCQGPNGTRFTTSINNVSFVLPRANSLMQAYYQNMPGVFTTDFPPSPPIKFDYTGNVSRGLWQPVKATKLYKLKYGSQVQIVMQDTSIVTTEDHPMHLHGYQFAVVGMGFGNFDARRDTPKFNLVDPPMRNTIGTPPGGWVAIRFVADNPGVWLMHCHLDSHLIWGLAMSFLVENGVGELQTVQPPPLDLPRC; encoded by the exons ATGGAGGCTGCTCATCATCATAAGCTCTCGAATCGGCCGTGGAGGAGCTCTGCTCACTCCTTACTCGGCCTTCTCTTTGTGGTGGTGATTCTTTCTTTAGCTTCCTTCTCAGACGCTGAAACTCACTATCATGAATTTGTG ATTCAAGCAACTCCAGTGAAGAGGCTGTGCAGGACTCATAGTACCATCACCGTGAATGGGCAGTTCCCTGGCCCAACCTTGGAAGTGAGGGACGGAGATTCCCTCGTCATCAAAGCCATCAACCAAGCTCGTTATAACATCACCCTTCATTG GCACGGTGTTCGCCAGTTGCGCAACCCATGGGCAGATGGCCCCGTATACGTGACCCAGTGCCCAATCCAACCTGGTGCAACTTATACCTACCGCTTCACCATCCAGAATCAGGAGGGGACTCTATGGTGGCACGCTCACAGCCAGTGGCTCCGAGCTACCGTCTATGGAGCCCTCATCATCTATCCTAGGTTGGGCAAACCTTACCCCTTCCCCATGCCCAAGCGCGAGTTCCCAGTCCTCCTAG GGGAATGGTGGGACCGGAACCCGATGGACGTGCTGAAGCTTGCACTCTTCACAGGTGCTGCTCCCAATGTCTCTGATGCATACACCATCAACGGCCAACCCGGAGATCTCTACCGGTGCTCCAGCAaag AAACCACAGTTTTCCCAGTGGGAGCAGGGGAGACGATTCTCCTCAGAATCATCAATGCTGCACTCGAACAAGAGCTCTTCTTCTCTGTGGCCAATCACATGCTGACAGTAGTCGCAGCCGACGCAGCCTACACCAAGCCCTTCACCACAAACGTCATCATGATCTCTCCTGGCCAGACCACGAATGTCCTCCTCACGGCCAATCAGGCTCCCGGCCGCTACTACATGGCTGCACGGGCCTACCAAACAGCTCAGAATGCTGCCTTCGATAACACCACCACCACCGCTATCCTCCAATACAAGTCTGCCCCTTGCGGTGGCAAGAAAGGCCAACCCGCCTCCACCCCAATCCTCCCGAGCCTACCCGCCTTCAATGACACAGCCACTGCAACAGCCTTCACCGCGCAATTCCGAAGCCCTTGGAAGGTCAAAGTGCCCTTACAGGTTGACGAGAACCTATTCTTCACCGTTGGGCTTGGGCTGATCAACTGCTCCCGGCCTAGCCCCCGGTGCCAAGGACCCAATGGGACCCGATTTACCACCAGCATAAACAACGTTTCCTTTGTGTTGCCAAGAGCCAATTCCTTGATGCAGGCCTACTATCAGAACATGCCAGGAGTCTTCACAACTGATTTCCCTCCGTCACCCCCAATCAAGTTTGATTACACTGGAAACGTGAGCCGAGGGCTGTGGCAACCCGTGAAAGCGACTAAGCTGTACAAGTTGAAGTACGGGTCCCAAGTACAAATTGTGATGCAGGACACGAGCATCGTAACTACTGAAGACCACCCAATGCATCTCCATGGATACCAATTTGCAGTGGTCGGGATGGGATTTGGGAACTTCGATGCAAGGAGGGACACTCCCAAGTTCAATCTCGTGGACCCGCCAATGAGAAACACCATCGGCACCCCTCCTGGCGGATGGGTGGCCATCCGATTCGTGGCCGATAACCCCG GAGTGTGGTTGATGCATTGTCATCTTGATTCGCATCTAATATGGGGTCTCGCTATGTCTTTCTTGGTGGAGAACGGGGTCGGGGAGTTGCAGACAGTACAGCCTCCGCCATTGGATCTTCCACGCTGTTAA